A stretch of Besnoitia besnoiti strain Bb-Ger1 chromosome Unknown contig00015, whole genome shotgun sequence DNA encodes these proteins:
- a CDS encoding uncharacterized protein (encoded by transcript BESB_028060), producing MEGLDRRRRPAGGECAQATCRVGCSVTPHPAPTSLPSNFLPSSARGVVPSVSSRLSIFFLCLSPSWLAISGAASASPGVLADALRAESNFFPDFSSFLQPHRRNAVSLADVFALPAWNFASPFKSANEEESADADGATYAEGAGDVQSDEGAQVNTPQTPLSQTEEEEAAEALHESPTAAAASSPTSSSAVASHRPPYSAPFPPLAPAGLPSPRDEDAASAPADAPSAASSSPAESPHPSSSSVSPPVGCSPDSASRASPLGSSTSQSAASATPLSDAFSSSASAVSPPPPEDAERALVSPIVEDGVLSISVILGHKEDDGECRLRESEPVSSLFKRGDAGGILQSLVDVTSDFSRWPMAVALLRRLSSLAAPRQQLQQQSPGSSPVLSFPSRHSSPSLSPSGGGGPTDREPRLARLPRLHKLTRGPEQEVDGRAAARGGRWRERKDQGRSEVEADEAEDDDTSPEARSSSPLLRPPRSPVEPARPSSPPAASPPSPADVLSGDAQATAESSTNLRLAPIDAEATARHAGLQTASPPKRALGPSTAQRLLNLFVKSERGNLGLAVCQAMTEPEGDSRAFCALLDVMKREVTCRQRPPNCAAIAAALLASGDQTTNAAANLAASPLSSVGSSRLFVVPALPAPSREPRNLAAALPAAASARDLPLVPLRSLQALTQARRAAGAHPASAASGAAEDALPEELVALEGPTYVLLWEGLRRLYDYFDFRVCETEILAARSAAAPHAPPASSPAPPEFLPGWTTEMILNAVQPGTTPRSPLCVIVRREKTVLILIRGTQTQFEWALNAQYELTFGWMDAWDGKVEAGFSRVFAAMSPAIQVYLGQLKQRGELERILVSGHSLGAAVGCLLSYSLAASFSNVDAVLFAPPRAGDEPFMQAWSRRVNGRAVRFALDAVTQVPCKSMPLCGDDAEARARKAPATTAAPPASAAFTPGAQGPAPQTPPPLHRGNEASDGRAQGRGGPGASDSASATPKGREWVGDSLVPLFGLFRDRSADGSSRREGPPSNALRYADYPHAVVFAARDLPNPQAQNPLHVKYNHFCAYSCWLNSKFNPANPHTQCNKEPSLASLSNGALEDPALCPAVA from the coding sequence ATGGAAGGACTTgacaggcgaagacgacccGCTGGGGGGGAGTGTGCGCAAGCAACCTGTCGCGTCGGCTGCTCAGTCACTCCACATCCCGCCCCGACATCGTTGCCATCTAACTTTTTGCCCTCgtccgcccgcggcgtcgtgcCGTCTGTCTCATCGCGTCTTTCTATCTTCTTCCTTTGCCTGTCGCCCTCCTGGCTAGCCATCTCAGGAGCTGCGAGCGCCTCCCCGGGGGTCCTCGCTGACGCGCTGAGAGCGGAGAGCAATTTTTTCCCCGATTTTTCCAGCTTTTTGCAACCCCATCGCAGAAATGCAGTGAGCCTCGCGGACGtcttcgcgctgcctgcgtggAATTTCGCTTCGCCCTTCAAATCCGCAAACGAGGAAGAGAGCGCTGACGCTGACGGCGCGACAtacgcagagggcgcgggcgatgTTCAGTCGGATGAGGGAGCTCAAGTAAACACGCCCCAGACCCCGCTCAGCcagacagaggaggaagaggcagctGAGGCGCTGCACGAATCGCCcacagcggctgcagcctcttCACCTacttcctcttctgcagtAGCGTCGCATCGTCCTCCATACTCGGCGCCTTTCCCGCccctggcgccggcgggcttGCCATCTCcccgcgacgaggacgcggcctccgcgcctgctgacgcgccttctgcggcctcctcgtcgcccgcggagtctccgcacccatcgtcttcttctgtcaGTCCCCCTGTTGGGTGTTCTCCGGACTCCGCATCGCGTGCATCGCCTCTCGGCTCGTCTACGTCGCAGTCGGCTGCTTCCGCGACGCCTCTGTCTgacgccttctcctcttccgcgtctgctgtgtctcctccgccgccggaggacgccgagcgTGCGCTGGTGTCGCCGATCGTGGAGGATGGCGTTCTGAGCATTTCAGTCATTCTGGGGCAcaaggaggacgacggcgagtgTCGGCTCCGGGAGAGCGAGCCGGTTTCGTCCCTGTTCAagcggggcgacgcgggcggcatTCTGCAGTCCCTCGTGGACGTCACGTCGGACTTCTCGAGGTGGCCTATGGCTGtggcgctccttcgccgcctctcctcgctcgcagcgcctcgccagcagctccagcagcagtCCCCAGGGTCGTCGCCCGTTCTGTCCTTTCCTTCGCGGCattcgtctccttcgttaTCGCCCTCGGGGGGAGGTGGGCCTACGGATCGCGAGCCGAGGCTCgcacggctgccgcggcttcaCAAGCTCACCCGCGGCCCTGAGCAAGAGGTtgacgggcgcgccgcggcgaggggcggcaggtggagagagcgaaaagATCAAGGGCGCAGCGAAGTCGAAGCTGAtgaagcagaagacgacgacacctcgccggaggcgcgcagcagctcgccgcttctgcggccgcccagAAGCCCTGTAGagcccgcgcggccttcctccccccccgcagcgtctcctccgtctcctgcCGATGTGCTttcgggcgacgcgcaggcgaccgcagAGAGCTCAACAAACCTGCGTCTGGCGCCCATTGATGCTGAGGCCACGGCGCGTCACGCGGGCCTTCAgaccgcgtctccgcccaaACGCGCGCTGGGGCcgtcgacggcgcagcggctcttGAATCTCTTCGTGAAGTCGGAGCGAGGCAATCTAGGGCTTGCGGTGTGTCAGGCGATGACTGAGCCCGAGggcgactcgcgcgccttctgcgcactCCTCGACGTGATGAAGCGCGAGGTGACTTGCAGGCAACGGCCGCCAAACTGCGCGGCgatcgctgcggcgctgctggcgtcggGGGATCAGACGACGAATGCTGCTGCGAatctcgccgcctcgccacTGTCTTCAGtgggcagcagccgcctcttcgtcgtgcCCGCTttgccggcgccgtcgcgcgagccgcggaatctcgcggccgccctgccggctgctgcctcggcgcGTGATCTCCCGCTCGTGCCCCTGAGGTCGCTGCAGGCTttgacgcaggcgcgccgcgctgccggcgcgcacccagcgtctgcggcgtctggggcggcggaggacgcgctgcCGGAGGAGCTCGTCGCGCTGGAAGGACCGACTTACGTGCTGCTGTGGgagggcctgcggcgtctgtaCGACTACTTTGACTTTCGTGTCTGCGAGACCGAgatcctcgcggcgcgctcggccgcagcgccgcatgcaccgcccgcgtcctcgccggcgccgcccgaaTTCCTGCCAGGCTGGACAACGGAGATGATTCTGAACGCCGTCCAACCTGgcacgacgccgcggagtccGCTGTGCGTGATTgtgcggagagagaagacggtGTTGATTCTGATTcgcggcacgcagacgcagttCGAGTGGGCGTTGAACGCGCAGTACGAGTTGACCTTCGGGTGGATGGACGCGTGGGACGGCAAGGTGGAGGcgggcttctcgcgcgtcttcgctgcgaTGTCGCCCGCGATCCAGGTGTATCTCGGTCAGCTGAAGCAGCGCGGAGAGCTCGAGCGCATCCTCGTCTCGGGAcactcgctcggcgcggccgtcggcTGCCTTCTATCCTactcgctcgcggcctcgttTTCGAACGTCGACGCCGTCCTCTTTgctcccccgcgcgccggcgacgagcccTTCATGCAGGCGTGGAGCCGACGCGTCAACGGGCGCGCGGTCAGGTTCGCGTTGGACGCCGTCACTCAGGTGCCTTGCAAGTCGATGcccctctgcggcgacgacgcagaggcccgcgcccgAAAGGCCCCCGCGACCACCGCCGCCCCaccggcgtccgcggccttcaCCCCCGGGGCCCAAGGCCCGGCTCCACAGaccccgccgcccctccaCCGCGGCAACGAGGCTTCCGACGGCCGAGCccaggggcggggggggccTGGCGCCTCGGACTCCGCCTCGGCGACGCCCAAGGGCCGCGAATGGGTCGGCGACTCCCTCGTGCCTCTCTTTGGGCTCTTCCGGGACCGCAGCGCGGAcggcagctcgcggcgcgaggggccCCCCTCGAACGCGCTCCGGTACGCAGACTACCCGCACGCGGTGGtattcgcggcgcgcgacctgccgaatccgcaggcgcagaatcCGCTTCACGTCAAGTACAATCACTTCTGCGCGTACTCCTGCTGGCTGAACTCGAAATTCAACCCAGCGAATCCGCACACGCAATGCAACAAGGAGCCGAGCCTCGCCAGCCTGTCCAACGGCGCCCTGGAGGACCCCGCCCTCtgccccgccgtcgcctga